The region AACGGCGTCGAGTCCTCCTACGTCGACCTGGAGGACCCCCGGCACCTCGAGTTCGAGTACATGCAGCAGATGCTCCTGGCGATGCACGACCACCTCGAGGCGGAGGCGCCCCGCATCCTGCACCTGGGCGGGGCGGCGTGCGCGTTCGCCCGGACCATCCACGCCCTGCACCCGCGAGCCCGCCAGCTCGTCGTCGAGCTCGACGGCGAGCTCGCCCGGCGCGCGCGCGAGTGGTTCGACCTGCCCCGCTCCCCCGCGCTGCGCATCCGGGTCGGCGAGGCGCGGTCCGAGCTCGAGGTGATGGCGGGCACCTTCGACGTGGTCGTCCGCGACGCCTTCGCCGGTGCACGGGTGCCCGAGCACCTGACGACGGTCGAGTTCCTGCACGCGGCCCGTGCCCGGCTGGCGGCGGGTGGCCTCTACCTCGGCAACCTCGTCGACGCGCCGCCCCTGACCGTGGCGCGGCGTGAGGTCGCGAGCGCCCGGGAGGTCTTCGCGCACGTCGCGCTCGCCGTCGAACCCCCGATCCTCAAGCAGCGACGGTTCGGGAACGTCGTCGTCGTGGCGTCCGACCGGCCCCTCCCGCTGCAGCGCCTGACGCGAAGCCTGCTGAGCCTGCCGGCCCCGGTGCGCCTCGTCGTCGACCGTGAGCTGGACGCGTTCACCGGGACGGCCGCGCCGCTGCGGGACGCGCCGACCGCGCCCGACAACGAGGCACGGCCCGAGAGCGAGGGTGAGGGCGACGACACCCCGGCAGACGTGGACGCACAGGTGCGGCCCGCCCCCGGGGGGACGGGCCGCACCTGACGCTGCGAGGCTGGTGTCAGACCGCGCGCACGCTCTCGGCCTGCGGGCCCTTGGGGCCCTGCGTGATCTCGAACTCGACGCGCTGCGCCTCCTCGAGCGAGCGGTAGCCGTCGCTCTCGATCGCCGAGTAGTGCACGAAGACGTCGGCGCCCCCGCCGTCCTGGGCGATGAAGCCGTAGCCCTTCTCCGCGTTGAACCACTTCACGGTTCCCTGTGCCATCTGTGTCCTTCCGGGGACTCGTGGGTGCGGCCCTGTGCCGCGCCCGTCGTGCTGCATCGATCCCCAACGCCGTGCTCGAGGTGCGTCCGACAGAGAGAGAAGCAGTGTGCAACGCGTCTCATCGTGCCAGAACCGGGTTCGGGGCCGCCACCGCTGAGAGGGGCGTTTCCTAGCGCCCGGGCCGATCCTCGTCGCCGCGGTCCGACTCCACCTGCCGGGCGAGGAAGGCCTCGAACTCGGCACCCAGCTCGTCGGCCGACGGGACGTCCGCCGACGCGAGGAGGCTCCGGCCGGAGGCCTCCTGGTAGGCGTCGTACTGGGTCTCGAGGGCGCTGACGAGCGCCGACACGTCGGGCGACTCCTCGATCTGACGCTCCACCTCGACGGCGACGCCTGCGGCCGCCTCGTCGAGCGCCGAGGGGTCCAGGTCGTACCCGGTCACCCGGGCCACGGTGCGCAGGAGCTCGCTCGCGGCCGCGGGGTAGGACGCCTGCGACAGGTAGTGCGGGACGTGCACGGCGTAGCCCATGGCGTCGCGGCCGCGCTGACCCAGGCGGTACTCCAGCAGGGCGCTGGCGCTGCCGGGGATCTGCACCGTCCCGAAGATGTCCGCCTGCGGGTCGACGAGGTCCTCGCGCGTGGCGTGCGCCGTCACCCCGATGGGTCGCGTGTGCGGCACGCCCATCGGGATGCCGTGCACCCCGACCGTCGTGCTCACCCCGAGCCGCTCGACGATCTCCTCGACGGCGTCGGTGAAGGTCTCCCAGCGCAGGTCGGGCTCCGGTCCGTGCAGGAGGAGCAGGCCGCCGTCCGGCGTGGCGACGTGGTCGAGCGCCAGGACCGGGTCGTCGTAGCCGGTGTAGCTCGGCGACGTGAAGGTCATGGTCGGGCGGCGCGAGCGGTAGTCCATCAGCTCGTCGACGTCGAAGGTCGCCACGCGCGTGGTCGGGTGGCTGGCCAGCAGGTGGGCGGCGAGCAGCGAACCCGCGCTGCCGGCGTCCATGCCGCCGCGCATCGCGTGCACCAGCACACCGGCGCGCGCGTCGTCGATCGTGCGCGGGGTGCGCTGCGGATCGGCGACGGCGTCGGGCGTCAGGGACGCGCGGGCGGCAGGGGTCGGGTCGGGTGCCGTCGTGCCCGCGCGGTCGGGGGCGGCGTCCGCGGGGACGCGGTCCGCAGCGGCGGTCGCGTCGGTCGCGGCGGGCGGCGCGACGCTCCCGGCCGTGCCGTCGACACCGTCGACCTCGGGCGCGGCACCGGCCGCGTGCCGGCCGCGTCGGGCCCCCGGGCCCTCGAGGTCCCAGCGGTAGAGCTCTCCTGGCTGCATGGTGTCGTCCTTCCCCGCGGCCACCGGCCGCGCGCCGTTCCTGAGCGGGACAACGCCCCCGCCCGCACCCGCATTCCCCGCGCGCACGGCCGGTCCGGCCACGAGCGGCACGGCGCGAGGTGCGTGATAATGGACGGCCGGTCGAGGAGGCAGAGGTGCGAGGAGGCGGCGTGGACGGCGGACCAGACACGCTCGAGGGCGACGACGTCGCGGCGCAGCAGCTGCGTGCGGAGCAGCTCGTCGTCGACGACGTCTACGCGCGTCTGGACGCGCTCCGCACCGAGGCCCGGGCCCAGCTCGAGCAGGTGCGCTCGACGCCGACCGGCGGGACGCACCAGGCCCGCTCCGAGCGCGACTCCTTCGCGACGCTGTACGCCGACCGGCTGGCGACCTACGACGCCGTCGAGCAGCGCCTGCTGTTCGGCCGCATCGACGTGCACGAGGGCGGGCGCCTCGTGCAGCGCTACGTCGGTCGGATCGGGATGTCCGACGCCGAGCACACCCCCGTCCTCACCGACTGGCGCGCCCCCGCCGCGCGGCCGTTCTACCAGGCCACCGCGGCCAACCCCGCGGGTGTTGTCCGGCGCCGGCACGTCGCGACGCGCGACCGCGTGGTCACCGGCGTCGAGGACGACGTGCTCGACGTCGACCGCCTCGACGACGAGACGCGCGCCGGCCTGTCGGGCGAGGGCGCCCTGCTCGCGGCGCTCGGGGAGCACCGGACGGGCCGCATGCACGACATCGTGGCGACGATCCAGTCGGAGCAGGACGAGATCATCCGCTCCGCGCTCGACGGCGTGCTGGTCGTGCAGGGCGGACCCGGCACCGGCAAGACCGCCGTCGCGCTGCACCGCGCCGCGTTCCTCCTC is a window of Litorihabitans aurantiacus DNA encoding:
- a CDS encoding cold-shock protein, whose translation is MAQGTVKWFNAEKGYGFIAQDGGGADVFVHYSAIESDGYRSLEEAQRVEFEITQGPKGPQAESVRAV
- a CDS encoding proteasome assembly chaperone family protein, giving the protein MQPGELYRWDLEGPGARRGRHAAGAAPEVDGVDGTAGSVAPPAATDATAAADRVPADAAPDRAGTTAPDPTPAARASLTPDAVADPQRTPRTIDDARAGVLVHAMRGGMDAGSAGSLLAAHLLASHPTTRVATFDVDELMDYRSRRPTMTFTSPSYTGYDDPVLALDHVATPDGGLLLLHGPEPDLRWETFTDAVEEIVERLGVSTTVGVHGIPMGVPHTRPIGVTAHATREDLVDPQADIFGTVQIPGSASALLEYRLGQRGRDAMGYAVHVPHYLSQASYPAAASELLRTVARVTGYDLDPSALDEAAAGVAVEVERQIEESPDVSALVSALETQYDAYQEASGRSLLASADVPSADELGAEFEAFLARQVESDRGDEDRPGR
- a CDS encoding spermidine synthase, with the protein product MELEGDPDRPGGVMVFVNGVESSYVDLEDPRHLEFEYMQQMLLAMHDHLEAEAPRILHLGGAACAFARTIHALHPRARQLVVELDGELARRAREWFDLPRSPALRIRVGEARSELEVMAGTFDVVVRDAFAGARVPEHLTTVEFLHAARARLAAGGLYLGNLVDAPPLTVARREVASAREVFAHVALAVEPPILKQRRFGNVVVVASDRPLPLQRLTRSLLSLPAPVRLVVDRELDAFTGTAAPLRDAPTAPDNEARPESEGEGDDTPADVDAQVRPAPGGTGRT